One segment of Macrotis lagotis isolate mMagLag1 chromosome 1, bilby.v1.9.chrom.fasta, whole genome shotgun sequence DNA contains the following:
- the KCNG1 gene encoding voltage-gated potassium channel regulatory subunit KCNG1 yields the protein MTLLPGENSDYDYSALSCTSDASCNHHQHAFFPRSESLKGVFYRRAKRLHPRDNALQSIQPEDRKRQIIINVGGIKYLLPWTTLDEFPLTRLGQLKSCTNFDDILNVCDDYDVTCNEFFFDRNPGAFRTILTFLRVGKLRLLREMCALSFQEELLYWGIEEDNLDWCCRRRYLQKIEEFAEMNEREDDLLESESAGEMTEETRLGQCMKRLQDMVERPHSGLPGKVFACLSVLFVTITAVNLSISTMPSLREEEEQGECSQMCYNIFIVESVCVGWFSLEFLLRFIQAPSKFAFLRSPLTLIDIIAILPYYITLVVDSASVGQKKPSSGNSYLDKVGLVLRILRALRILYVMRLARHSLGLQTLGLTARRCTREFGLLLLFLCVAIALFAPLLYVIENEMADSQEFSSIPACYWWAVITMTTVGYGDMVPRSTPGQVVALSSILSGILLMAFPVTSIFHTFSRSYLELKQEQERVMYRRAQFLIKTKSQLSNMSQNSNVLFSSNSSDTRDNN from the exons ATGACTCTCTTGCCTGGAGAAAACTCCGATTATGACTACAGTGCCCTAAGCTGCACTTCTGATGCCTCCTGCAATCATCATCAACATGCATTCTTTCCTCGGTCTGAGTCCCTCAAGGGTGTGTTTTATCGCAGAGCCAAGAGGCTTCACCCCAGAGACAATGCCCTCCAAAGCATTCAACCCGAAGATCGAAAAAGGCAGATCATCATTAATGTGGGGGGCATCAAATACCTGCTGCCATGGACTACCCTGGATGAGTTTCCCCTGACTCGTCTGGGCCAACTGAAGTCCTGCACCAACTTCGATGACATCCTCAATGTCTGTGATGACTATGATGTGACCTGCAACGAGTTCTTCTTTGACCGTAACCCTGGGGCCTTCCGGACAATCTTGACTTTTCTTCGGGTGGGAAAGCTCCGGCTGCTCAGGGAGATGTGTGCCCTTTCTTTCCAGGAAGAGCTCCTGTATTGGGGCATAGAGGAGGACAACTTGGACTGGTGCTGCCGGCGGCGATACCTGCAGAAGATCGAAGAGTTTGCTGAGATGAACGAAAGAGAGGATGACCTGCTGGAGAGTGAGAGTGCTGGGGAGATGACCGAGGAGACCCGACTGGGCCAGTGCATGAAGAGGCTGCAGGACATGGTGGAGAGGCCTCATTCAGGGCTGCCAGGGAAGGTGTTTGCCTGCCTATCTGTGCTGTTTGTAACCATCACTGCAGTGAATCTGTCTATCAGCACCATGCCCAGcttgagagaagaggaagaacaa GGTGAATGCTCACAGATGTGCTACAATATCTTCATTGTGGAATCAGTGTGTGTGGGTTGGTTCTCCCTTGAGTTCCTGTTGAGGTTCATCCAAGCACCCAGCAAGTTTGCCTTCCTCCGGAGCCCCTTGACTCTGATTGACATAATTGCCATTCTCCCCTATTACATTACTCTGGTGGTGGATAGCGCATCTGTGGGCCAAAAAAAGCCCAGCTCTGGAAACAGCTACCTGGACAAGGTGGGCCTGGTACTCCGTATCCTGCGAGCCTTGAGGATCCTCTATGTCATGAGGCTGGCAAGACATTCCCTGGGCCTACAGACGCTCGGGCTTACAGCCCGAAGATGCACCCGGGAATTTGGGCTCTTGCTGCTGTTCCTTTGTGTGGCCATTGCCCTTTTTGCCCCATTACTTTATGTCATCGAGAATGAGATGGCAGATAGCCAAGAATTCAGTAGCATCCCAGCCTGCTACTGGTGGGCTGTCATCACCATGACCACCGTGGGTTATGGTGACATGGTACCCAGGAGCACTCCTGGTCAGGTGGTGGCCCTGAGCAGCATCCTCAGTGGCATCCTCCTTATGGCATTCCCTGTGACCTCTATCTTCCACACATTCTCTCGCTCCTACCTGGAGCTGAAGCAGGAACAGGAAAGGGTCATGTACAGGAGGGCACAATTCCTGATTAAAACCAAGTCACAGTTAAGTAACATGTCACAGAATAGTAATGTTTTATTTAGCAGTAATTCCTCAGACACTAGAGACAACAATTGA